One genomic segment of Hordeum vulgare subsp. vulgare chromosome 2H, MorexV3_pseudomolecules_assembly, whole genome shotgun sequence includes these proteins:
- the LOC123427756 gene encoding wall-associated receptor kinase 2-like, producing MEPSISFRRPMAELLPFPLLPRLLLPLLICFSPFFVHSMESSTSGCSSSNISIPYPFGVHGQSPSPAQGFEINCTSSGPRLPIGNNSISILNISLLDGYVSILASAASRSRQCGGNYASFSFSLEGTNFTFSDTRNKFTAVGCNMVAMLLNGTTAYSGGCASFCSTKNSIVDGACSGVACCQAPVPKGLKNPSLEFTNITTSLSKDTSGCAEAFIVEQNAYVFAAADLNNSNNSPPRYRHVVLEWSIDGGSCEEANRSASYACKENSYCYNSSNGIGYRCNCTEGFEGNPYLQGPGGCQDIDECSTGKPCTHTCINTKGSFNCVCPSGMNGDGRKEGSGCSGIGTLQISIVVGLALLLLLLLLSFWTHCLVKRRKLAKKRQRYFMQNGGMLLKQQMLSRRAPLRIFTSGELDKATNKFSDNNIVGRGGFGTVYKGVLSDQLVVAVKRSQRVDQSQVEQFVNELVILSQVTHKNVVQLLGCCLEAEVPLLVYEFITNGALFHHLHNTSIPMSWEDRLRIAVETASALAYLHLAPKTPIVHRDVKSSNILLDTSFTAKVSDFGASRPLPPNQTHVTTLVQGTLGYMDPEYFQTSQLTEKSDVYSFGVVLIELLTREKPISGSQMDEVRSLAMHFSTLFHQNQLLKIVDSQVAEEAGTRHVKTVAQLALRCLRLRGEERPRMIEVAVELEALRRLMKQHSVLKSEEEEPLLPLLRDLSCRGEMNFDSQSSSSHDGIAKDESMELILLPSSDLSC from the exons CCCTTTCCTCTCCTGCCacggctcctcctccccctcctcataTGTTTCTCTCCATTCTTTGTTCATTCTATGGAATCGAGCACCTCCGGGTGCTCAAGTTCCAACATCTCTATCCCTTATCCTTTTGGTGTCCATGGCCAGAGCCCCTCCCCAGCTCAAGGGTTCGAGATCAATTGTACTTCATCTGGTCCTAGGCTTCCCATTGGCAACAACTCAATCAGTATTCTCAACATCTCCTTGCTGGATGGTTATGTCAGCATCTTAGCTAGTGCCGCTTCCCGTTCCCGGCAGTGTGGAGGGAACTATGCCAGCTTTAGCTTTAGCCTTGAGGGGACAAACTTCACCTTCTCCGATACAAGGAACAAGTTCACCGCTGTCGGCTGTAATATGGTGGCCATGCTGTTGAATGGTACCACAGCTTACAGCGGTGGCTGCGCATCTTTTTGCTCTACAAAAAATAGCATCGTCGATGGTGCTTGCTCTGGTGTGGCTTGCTGCCAAGCACCGGTGCCAAAGGGTTTGAAGAATCCGTCTTTAGAGTTCACGAAcataactaccagcctcagcaaggATACTTCAGGATGTGCTGAGGCGTTCATCGTGGAGCAGAACGCCTATGTTTTCGCTGCTGCTGACCTGAACAACTCAAATAATAGCCCTCCTCGATACCGGCATGTCGTTCTTGAGTGGTCCATAGATGGTGGCAGCTGTGAGGAGGCAAACCGCTCTGCATCATATGCGTGCAAGGAGAATTCCTACTGCTATAACTCGTCCAATGGAATTGGATATCGCTGCAATTGTACCGAAGGATTTGAGGGAAACCCATACCTGCAAGGGCCTGGTGGATGCCAAG ATATCGATGAGTGCTCCACTGGAAAGCCATGCACGCATACCTGCATCAACACGAAGGGCAGTTTCAACTGTGTGTGCCCATCGGGGATGAATGGTGACGGCCGAAAGGAGGGAAGTGGCTGCAGTGGAATTGGCACGCTGCAGATTTCAATAG TTGTTGGGCTAGCTCTGctactgcttctccttcttctcagttTCTGGACTCACTGTCTTGTTAAGAGGAGAAAGCTTGCGAAGAAAAGACAGAGATATTTTATGCAGAATGGTGGCATGTTACTGAAGCAGCAGATGCTTTCTCGGAGGGCACCACTGCGGATATTTACCTCAGGTGAGCTTGACAAGGCAACCAACAAATTCAGTGATAACAATATTGTTGGTAGAGGTGGATTCGGGACTGTTTACAAAGGTGTACTATCAGATCAATTGGTTGTAGCAGTCAAAAGGTCGCAGCGAGTTGATCAGAGCCAGGTGGAACAGTTCGTCAATGAGCTGGTCATTCTTTCACAAGTAACCCACAAGAACGTGGTTCAGTTACTAGGCTGCTGTCTTGAGGCAGAAGTTCCCTTATTGGTCTATGAATTTATCACCAATGGGGCCCTTTTTCATCATCTCCACAATACGTCAATCCCGATGTCGTGGGAGGATCGCCTGAGGATTGCAGTTGAAACCGCATCGGCACTTGCATACTTGCACCTGGCTCCAAAGACGCCTATCGTCCACAGAGATGTGAAGTCATCAAACATACTTCTTGACACGAGCTTCACCGCAAAGGTGTCCGATTTCGGCGCGTCAAGGCCACTACCCCCCAATCAGACCCATGTAACGACCTTAGTGCAGGGCACACTAGGATACATGGACCCTGAGTACTTCCAGACAAGCCAGCTGACCGAGAAAAGCGACGTCTACAGCTTCGGGGTGGTGCTCATCGAGCTACTGACGAGGGAGAAACCAATTTCTGGCAGTCAGATGGACGAGGTGAGAAGCCTAGCGATGCACTTTAGCACGTTGTTCCATCAGAACCAGCTGCTGAAGATTGTAGACTCTCAAGTGGCCGAGGAAGCTGGAACGAGACACGTTAAAACGGTCGCGCAGCTGGCTTTGCGATGCTTGAGGCTGAGAGGTGAAGAGAGGCCGAGGATGATCGAGGTTGCGGTCGAGCTTGAAGCTCTGAGAAGGCTGATGAAACAACACTCTGTCCTGAAGAGTGAAGAAGAAGAGCCTCTGCTTCCTCTGCTACGGGACTTGAGTTGCCGCGGGGAGATGAATTTCGACTCGCAGTCGAGTTCCAGCCATGATGGAATTGCCAAGGATGAAAGCATGGAGCTCATTCTACTCCCATCCAGCGACCTTTCATGTTAG